One stretch of Xanthomonas sp. DAR 35659 DNA includes these proteins:
- a CDS encoding response regulator — protein sequence MSALQGLRILVVENDEMNATLLELQLAQAGAEVLGPADSVRQALTLIEQERPDRAVLDFRLAAGETSEVVARALTDQGIPYVLATGVAAESLPAGFAAGVVLTKPYLSEHLIKALLDAHAKMTARP from the coding sequence ATGTCGGCATTGCAGGGCCTGCGCATCCTGGTGGTCGAGAACGACGAAATGAATGCCACGCTGTTGGAACTGCAGCTCGCTCAGGCCGGCGCCGAGGTGCTGGGACCGGCGGACTCGGTCCGCCAGGCACTGACGTTGATCGAACAGGAGCGGCCGGACCGCGCGGTGCTCGACTTCCGTCTGGCCGCTGGCGAAACCAGCGAGGTCGTGGCCCGCGCCCTCACCGATCAGGGGATCCCGTACGTACTGGCCACCGGCGTCGCGGCCGAGTCGCTTCCGGCCGGGTTCGCGGCCGGCGTCGTGCTGACCAAGCCGTATCTGTCCGAACACCTGATCAAGGCCCTGCTCGACGCTCACGCCAAAATGACCGCACGGCCGTGA
- a CDS encoding efflux RND transporter permease subunit: MNLTRAALTSSRFTLFAAALVLVAGVATFLGFPSQEEPSVTVRDAVVQVAFPGMPSERVENTIARPLEEHLRELTGIKKIVTTVRPGSAIVQLTARDDVDDLPTLWQRVRNKAAEAGAELPPGTQGPFVDDDFGRVAIASIAVTAPGFSTSEMRQPLRQMREQLYTVPGVERVTFHGLREDRLYVAFDRTRLSEAGLTPAAVAQQLRAQNVVASGGQIAASGLAMTVTPSGEIRTLDALRDLPIAASGADGMPQIPLSQLARIALMPADPPDSAAIYQGQAAVVVAVSMAPGFNIAQVGQALRHKLDETARMLPIGFSQHVVTFQADVVEREMGKMHHVMGETVLIVMAVVMLFLGWRTGLIVGAIVPLTILGTLIVMRALDVELQTVSIAAIILALGLLVDNGIVIAEDIERRLAAGEERRQACEAAGRTLALPLLTSSLVIVLAFSPFFFGQTSTNEYMRSLAIVLAVTLLGSWLLSVTVTPLLCMHFARAHRPAPGQAADHYDSRLYRGYRRIIASLLGHKALFLGSMLLLLGAAAAVLGSIPYSFLPKSDRLQFQMPVTLQPGSDARETLRTVRSISTWLAHRRRNPEIVDSIGYVAEGGPRIVLGLNPPQPAANIAYFTVGVRPGTDIDAVIARVRQHIRQGYPAVRAEPKRFSLGSTDAGVAIYRVVGPDEAELRRLAAGIAQALRQLPGTVDVSDDWEIRIPRYEVRIDQTKARRAGLSSDDIAQALQLRYSGIAASTIHDDGVNVPIVLRGGADERAASSDPGSTVLYPQAGGPAVPLSAIADVVLSSEPSAIQRRNLSRAITVTGRNPRMTTDQVVAALADKVAALRLPPGYRIELGGELEDSAEANQALLQYMPHALVAILLLFVWQFNSFRKLFIVVASIPFVVIGAALALLVTGYPFGFMATFGLLALAGIIVNNAVLLLERIDAELADGLGRHEAVIAAAVKRLRPIVMTKLTCIVGLVPLMLFAGPLWTGMAITMIGGLALGTLVTLGVIPVLYDLLFSLRRGSGAARVPAAA, encoded by the coding sequence ATGAACCTGACCCGCGCCGCCCTGACCTCGAGCCGCTTCACCCTGTTCGCCGCCGCGCTGGTGCTGGTCGCCGGCGTCGCCACCTTCCTCGGCTTTCCCTCGCAGGAGGAGCCCAGCGTCACCGTGCGCGACGCGGTGGTGCAGGTCGCGTTTCCCGGCATGCCCAGCGAACGCGTCGAGAACACCATCGCGCGTCCGCTCGAGGAGCACCTGCGCGAGCTCACCGGCATCAAGAAGATCGTCACCACGGTGCGCCCCGGCAGCGCCATCGTGCAATTGACCGCGCGCGACGACGTCGACGACCTGCCGACGCTGTGGCAACGCGTGCGCAACAAGGCCGCGGAGGCCGGTGCCGAATTGCCGCCCGGCACGCAGGGGCCGTTCGTCGACGACGATTTCGGCCGCGTCGCGATCGCCTCGATCGCGGTCACCGCACCGGGCTTCAGCACCAGCGAAATGCGCCAGCCGCTGCGGCAGATGCGCGAGCAGCTGTACACCGTGCCCGGGGTGGAGCGCGTCACCTTCCACGGGCTGCGCGAGGATCGGCTCTACGTCGCCTTCGATCGGACCCGGTTGAGCGAGGCCGGCCTGACCCCGGCCGCGGTGGCGCAGCAGTTGCGCGCGCAAAACGTGGTCGCCAGCGGCGGCCAGATCGCCGCCTCCGGCCTGGCGATGACCGTCACCCCCAGCGGCGAGATCCGTACCCTGGACGCACTGCGCGACCTCCCGATCGCCGCGTCCGGCGCCGACGGCATGCCCCAGATCCCGCTGTCGCAGCTGGCGCGCATCGCGCTGATGCCGGCCGATCCGCCGGACAGCGCGGCCATCTACCAGGGCCAGGCGGCGGTGGTGGTGGCGGTGTCGATGGCGCCCGGCTTCAACATCGCGCAGGTCGGGCAGGCGTTGCGGCACAAGCTCGACGAAACGGCGCGCATGCTGCCGATCGGTTTTTCCCAGCACGTGGTCACCTTCCAGGCCGACGTGGTCGAGCGCGAAATGGGCAAGATGCACCACGTCATGGGCGAGACCGTGCTGATCGTGATGGCGGTGGTGATGCTGTTCCTGGGCTGGCGCACCGGCCTGATCGTCGGCGCGATCGTGCCCTTGACCATCCTCGGCACGCTGATCGTGATGCGCGCGCTGGACGTGGAACTGCAGACCGTCTCCATCGCCGCGATCATCCTGGCGCTGGGGCTGCTGGTGGACAACGGCATCGTCATCGCCGAGGACATCGAGCGCCGCCTGGCCGCGGGCGAGGAGCGCCGGCAGGCCTGCGAAGCGGCCGGGCGCACGCTGGCGCTGCCGCTGCTGACCTCCTCGCTGGTCATCGTGCTCGCGTTCTCGCCGTTCTTCTTCGGCCAGACCAGCACCAACGAATACATGCGCTCGCTGGCGATCGTGCTGGCGGTGACCCTGCTCGGCTCGTGGCTGCTCAGCGTCACCGTGACCCCGCTGCTGTGCATGCATTTCGCGCGGGCGCACCGCCCCGCGCCTGGGCAGGCGGCCGACCATTACGATTCCAGGCTGTACCGCGGCTACCGCCGCATCATCGCCAGCCTGCTCGGGCACAAGGCGCTGTTCCTGGGCAGCATGCTGCTGCTGTTGGGCGCGGCCGCCGCCGTGCTGGGCTCGATCCCCTACAGCTTCCTGCCCAAGTCCGACCGCCTGCAATTCCAGATGCCGGTGACGCTGCAGCCGGGCAGCGACGCGCGCGAAACCCTGCGCACGGTGCGCTCGATCAGCACCTGGCTCGCCCATCGCAGGCGCAATCCCGAGATCGTGGACAGCATCGGCTACGTGGCCGAGGGCGGCCCGCGCATCGTGCTCGGCCTGAACCCGCCGCAGCCCGCCGCCAACATCGCCTACTTCACCGTCGGCGTGCGCCCCGGCACCGACATCGACGCGGTCATCGCCCGCGTTCGCCAGCACATCCGCCAGGGCTATCCGGCGGTCCGCGCCGAGCCCAAGCGGTTCTCGCTGGGCTCGACCGACGCGGGCGTGGCCATCTACCGGGTGGTCGGCCCCGACGAGGCGGAGCTGCGCCGTCTCGCCGCCGGCATCGCACAGGCGCTGCGGCAGTTGCCGGGCACCGTCGATGTCAGCGACGACTGGGAGATCCGCATTCCGCGCTACGAGGTCCGCATCGACCAGACAAAGGCGCGCCGCGCCGGACTGAGCAGCGACGACATCGCCCAGGCGCTGCAACTGCGCTACAGCGGTATCGCCGCGTCCACGATCCACGACGATGGCGTCAACGTGCCGATCGTGCTGCGCGGTGGCGCCGACGAACGCGCCGCCAGCAGCGACCCAGGCAGCACCGTGCTGTATCCGCAGGCCGGCGGTCCGGCGGTGCCGTTGTCGGCGATCGCCGACGTGGTCCTGTCCTCCGAGCCGTCGGCGATCCAGCGTCGCAACCTGAGCCGCGCCATTACCGTCACCGGCCGCAATCCGCGCATGACCACCGACCAGGTGGTCGCGGCCCTGGCCGACAAGGTCGCCGCGCTGCGCCTGCCACCGGGCTACCGCATCGAGCTGGGCGGCGAGCTGGAGGATTCGGCCGAGGCCAACCAGGCCTTGCTGCAATACATGCCGCATGCGCTGGTCGCGATCCTGCTGCTGTTCGTCTGGCAGTTCAACTCGTTCCGCAAGCTGTTCATCGTGGTCGCCAGCATTCCGTTCGTGGTGATCGGCGCGGCGCTCGCGCTGCTGGTCACTGGCTATCCGTTCGGGTTCATGGCCACCTTCGGCCTGCTCGCGCTGGCCGGCATCATCGTCAACAACGCGGTGCTGCTGCTGGAGCGCATCGATGCCGAACTGGCCGACGGCCTGGGCCGGCACGAGGCGGTGATCGCCGCGGCGGTCAAGCGCCTGCGCCCGATCGTGATGACCAAGCTGACCTGCATCGTCGGCCTGGTGCCGTTGATGCTGTTCGCCGGGCCGCTGTGGACCGGCATGGCGATCACCATGATCGGCGGGCTGGCGCTGGGCACCCTGGTCACGCTGGGCGTCATCCCCGTGCTGTACGACCTGCTGTTCTCGCTGCGCCGGGGCAGCGGCGCGGCGCGCGTGCCGGCGGCGGCATGA
- a CDS encoding efflux RND transporter periplasmic adaptor subunit yields the protein MSMKPSLALFVFLCASPATLALTACGQEAAPTPDAPRAVKLETVGHADAADGDRFVAQVRQAQRAELGFEGGGRIAAIAVDVGDRVRQGQLLARLDPEPNRLRVEQADAAVRGATADLHQQQTQLDQQQALFEDGAASAATLTAAKTTFAAAQARLRSAQADLALARRGLRQAELRAPFDGSVVARLQQADAMVAAGQPVLQLEGQDHLQLVATLPAALAATLQPGQAATAYRATAPGQALPMRLRSVSARLDGGATVQALFDSDADAGLRSGENLLLALPRDATRPLSVPLSAMVPSMGNGKPMVFVYQDRNATVRRRQIVAGDAMGERVQVRQGLRAGERVVAAGAAFLSDGQRVVPYLPATHLTDAATP from the coding sequence ATGTCCATGAAACCGAGCCTTGCCCTGTTTGTTTTCCTCTGCGCGTCGCCGGCAACCCTGGCGTTGACCGCCTGCGGCCAGGAGGCGGCGCCGACGCCGGACGCGCCGCGCGCGGTCAAACTCGAAACCGTCGGCCACGCCGACGCTGCCGACGGCGATCGCTTCGTCGCCCAGGTGCGCCAGGCGCAGCGCGCCGAACTCGGCTTCGAAGGCGGCGGCCGCATCGCCGCCATCGCGGTGGATGTCGGCGATCGCGTGCGTCAGGGGCAACTGCTGGCGCGACTGGATCCGGAGCCGAACCGCTTGCGCGTGGAGCAGGCCGACGCCGCCGTCCGCGGCGCCACCGCCGACCTGCACCAACAGCAGACCCAGCTCGACCAACAACAGGCGCTGTTCGAGGACGGCGCCGCGTCGGCGGCGACCCTGACTGCGGCCAAGACCACGTTCGCCGCTGCGCAGGCGCGCCTGCGCAGCGCGCAGGCGGACCTGGCCTTGGCGCGCCGCGGCCTGCGCCAGGCCGAGTTGCGCGCACCATTCGACGGCAGTGTGGTCGCGCGCCTGCAACAAGCCGACGCCATGGTCGCCGCCGGCCAGCCGGTCCTGCAGTTGGAAGGCCAGGACCACCTCCAGCTCGTGGCCACGCTACCGGCGGCACTGGCGGCGACGCTGCAGCCCGGCCAGGCGGCAACGGCATACCGGGCCACGGCGCCCGGACAGGCGCTGCCGATGCGGCTGCGCAGTGTGTCCGCGCGCCTGGACGGCGGCGCCACGGTGCAGGCGCTGTTCGACAGCGACGCCGACGCCGGCCTGCGCAGCGGCGAGAACCTGCTGCTGGCCCTGCCCCGCGATGCGACCCGCCCCTTGAGCGTCCCGCTGAGCGCCATGGTGCCGAGCATGGGCAATGGCAAGCCGATGGTGTTCGTCTACCAGGACCGCAACGCCACCGTGCGCCGCCGCCAGATCGTCGCCGGCGATGCCATGGGCGAGCGCGTGCAGGTCCGCCAGGGCCTGCGCGCCGGCGAACGCGTCGTTGCTGCCGGCGCAGCCTTCCTCAGCGACGGACAGCGTGTCGTCCCCTACCTCCCCGCCACGCACCTGACCGACGCCGCCACGCCATGA
- a CDS encoding MipA/OmpV family protein, which produces MKTIALLPLLACAASPLAAHAADANASGFRLFGHQTELSVGVAAVAAPRYFGSADDRALFAPVFATQSGIVFLDSVRGLGVQFQSDGGFYVSQSFGYDLGRLDRDSRWRPGGRSLAGMGDVPGSITSRSMIAQQLTPYLMLDAEAEIALKDGARRNAYRAGAKFTLLQNDRDTLTMDLDAHWGDRRYNQAYFGVTEAQSAHSRFAAYDAGSGLYAYSVGANWDHALSKHWSTSLTVAGTRYVDQADGSPIVQRRAFASASGAVTYTF; this is translated from the coding sequence ATGAAAACCATCGCACTGCTCCCGCTCCTGGCCTGCGCCGCGTCGCCGCTGGCGGCCCATGCCGCCGACGCGAACGCGTCCGGCTTCCGCCTGTTCGGCCACCAGACGGAGCTCAGCGTCGGCGTGGCCGCCGTCGCAGCGCCGCGCTATTTCGGTTCGGCCGACGATCGCGCGCTGTTCGCCCCGGTCTTCGCCACGCAAAGCGGCATCGTGTTCCTCGACAGCGTGCGCGGACTCGGCGTGCAGTTCCAAAGCGATGGCGGTTTCTACGTCAGCCAGTCGTTCGGCTACGACCTGGGCCGGCTCGACCGCGACAGCCGCTGGCGTCCGGGCGGCAGGTCGCTGGCCGGCATGGGTGACGTCCCCGGCTCCATCACCAGCCGCAGCATGATCGCGCAGCAGCTCACACCCTACCTGATGCTGGACGCCGAAGCGGAAATCGCGCTGAAGGACGGCGCGCGCCGCAACGCCTATCGCGCCGGGGCCAAGTTCACCCTGCTGCAGAACGACCGGGACACGCTGACCATGGACCTGGACGCGCACTGGGGCGACCGCCGCTACAACCAGGCCTATTTCGGCGTCACCGAGGCGCAAAGCGCGCACAGCCGCTTCGCCGCCTACGACGCCGGCTCCGGCCTGTACGCCTACTCGGTCGGCGCCAACTGGGACCACGCGCTGTCGAAACACTGGAGCACCTCGCTGACGGTGGCCGGCACGCGCTACGTCGACCAGGCCGACGGCAGCCCGATCGTGCAGCGCCGCGCCTTCGCCAGCGCCAGCGGCGCCGTGACCTACACCTTTTGA
- a CDS encoding efflux transporter outer membrane subunit, protein MILSSAGAPPHRPRLLLLGALATLLGGCSLAPVYQRPQATLPRTLGATSAPPATHAATPAPVLSEQEQQFLRAFSPDHDLAPLLLQALARNPDFRSAVLQVQQARAQYRIERAQQLPQVGIQAQQTRQSYDAPQQQERYGQKLVTAGVGIDGFELDLFGKLASLSAAAQQRYLASSAGQQAARGALIAEVLRSYTVERAAAQAQARWQSIAEDSAALLAFAERQQAVGLISRDALDRQRHQADQAQVRALQAGSEHAAARRALQTLAGYDAPAGAGDLEALLPAQDDTTALRDLDSAVLLQRPDIEQAEAELRARNADIGAARAAFFPSIRLSTSLGTASDALSGLFDAGSRSWSFIPQLTMPIFDYGRNRANLDIAQLRAQAGVADYEKAIAAAFREVADALDAAPVLQQREQRERVNREREAQRIARMARRVAQGLQDRPALLGERIAAEQAALDHLQARQDLLLNRIALFHAFYGVRLPRAS, encoded by the coding sequence ATGATTCTATCGTCCGCAGGCGCGCCGCCACACCGCCCTCGCCTCCTGCTCCTCGGCGCGCTGGCCACGCTGCTCGGCGGCTGCTCGCTGGCGCCGGTCTACCAGCGTCCGCAGGCGACCCTCCCGCGGACGCTGGGCGCGACGTCCGCGCCGCCGGCAACGCACGCGGCAACTCCGGCGCCGGTCCTGTCGGAGCAGGAGCAACAGTTCCTGCGCGCGTTCTCGCCCGATCACGATCTCGCTCCGCTGCTGCTCCAGGCACTGGCGCGCAATCCGGACTTCCGCAGCGCCGTCCTGCAGGTGCAGCAGGCGCGCGCGCAGTACCGGATCGAGCGTGCGCAGCAACTGCCGCAGGTAGGCATCCAGGCGCAGCAGACGCGGCAGAGCTACGACGCGCCGCAGCAGCAGGAGCGCTACGGCCAGAAGCTGGTCACGGCCGGGGTCGGCATCGACGGATTCGAACTGGACCTGTTCGGCAAGCTGGCGTCGCTGTCGGCCGCCGCGCAGCAGCGCTATCTGGCGTCCAGCGCCGGCCAGCAAGCCGCGCGCGGCGCGCTGATCGCCGAGGTGCTGCGCAGCTATACCGTGGAACGCGCTGCGGCGCAGGCGCAGGCGCGCTGGCAGTCCATCGCCGAGGACAGCGCCGCGCTGCTCGCGTTCGCCGAGCGCCAGCAGGCGGTCGGGCTGATCTCCCGCGATGCGCTGGACCGGCAGCGCCATCAGGCCGACCAGGCCCAGGTCCGGGCCCTGCAGGCGGGAAGCGAACACGCCGCGGCGCGCCGTGCGCTGCAGACCCTCGCCGGCTACGACGCACCGGCCGGCGCCGGCGATCTGGAGGCGCTGCTGCCGGCCCAGGACGACACCACGGCGCTACGCGACCTCGACTCGGCGGTGTTGCTGCAGCGCCCGGACATCGAGCAGGCCGAAGCCGAACTGCGCGCACGCAATGCCGACATCGGCGCCGCGCGCGCCGCGTTCTTCCCGTCGATCCGCCTGAGCACCTCGCTGGGCACGGCCAGCGACGCGCTCAGCGGCCTGTTCGATGCCGGTAGCCGCAGTTGGAGCTTCATCCCGCAACTGACCATGCCGATCTTCGACTACGGCCGCAATCGCGCCAACCTGGACATCGCGCAGCTACGCGCGCAGGCCGGCGTCGCCGACTACGAGAAGGCCATCGCGGCCGCATTCCGCGAAGTCGCCGATGCGCTCGATGCCGCGCCGGTCCTGCAGCAACGCGAACAGCGCGAACGCGTCAATCGCGAGCGCGAAGCGCAGCGCATCGCGCGCATGGCCCGGCGCGTGGCGCAAGGCCTGCAGGATCGCCCGGCCTTGCTGGGCGAGCGCATCGCCGCCGAACAGGCCGCGCTGGACCACCTGCAGGCCCGCCAGGACCTGCTGCTCAACCGCATCGCCCTGTTCCACGCGTTCTACGGCGTGCGCTTGCCGCGCGCCTCCTGA
- a CDS encoding response regulator — protein MGSKKILVVEDDADSASILEAYLRRDGFEVAIAGDGERAIQLHAQWKPDLVLLDVMLPRLSGTDVLSAIRRSGDTPVIMVTAMGDEPEKLGALRYGADDYVVKPYSPKEVVARVYAVLRRAGPARAPEETLRYERLTVDTSAVLATVQDENGNPVPLDLTPTEFNILATLLRTPFKAYTRSELLEICLPESDALERVVDAHVHNLRKKLEAERITDVLVTVRAIGYRFR, from the coding sequence ATGGGTTCCAAGAAGATTCTGGTCGTCGAGGACGACGCCGACAGCGCCAGCATCCTGGAGGCCTACCTGCGCCGCGACGGCTTCGAGGTCGCCATCGCCGGCGACGGCGAGCGCGCGATCCAACTGCATGCGCAGTGGAAGCCGGACCTGGTGCTGCTGGACGTGATGCTGCCCAGGTTGAGCGGCACCGACGTGCTGTCGGCGATCCGCCGCAGCGGCGACACGCCGGTGATCATGGTGACCGCGATGGGCGACGAGCCGGAAAAGCTCGGCGCGCTGCGGTATGGCGCCGACGATTACGTGGTCAAGCCGTACAGTCCGAAGGAAGTCGTGGCACGGGTCTACGCGGTGCTGCGGCGTGCCGGCCCGGCCAGGGCGCCCGAGGAGACCTTGCGCTACGAGCGGCTGACGGTGGACACCAGCGCGGTGCTGGCCACGGTGCAGGACGAGAACGGCAACCCGGTGCCGTTGGACCTCACCCCGACCGAGTTCAACATCCTGGCGACCCTGCTGAGAACGCCGTTCAAGGCCTACACACGCAGCGAACTGCTGGAGATCTGCCTGCCGGAGAGCGACGCGCTGGAACGCGTGGTCGATGCCCACGTGCACAACCTGCGCAAGAAGCTGGAAGCCGAGCGCATCACCGACGTACTGGTGACGGTACGCGCGATCGGCTATCGCTTCCGATGA
- a CDS encoding sensor histidine kinase, translating into MKWPFARRTAHAPLWKWVGLRMSALAVATVLAIVFGMWLRFAIWDLVTLHKLPPAARAEMMELREDPHLNERRLWELFERYYDVADFLPGLASRDWLLLAVLVLASIPVIVVCGLLASKPLSRQFSNVAEAARRIRDGDFSARATLIPSAPDELASFAMDFNGMTAQLQQYEREVRDSSAMLAHELRTPLNAAMGRVQGMLDRVFPCSDAQLQMVHRQLEQINRLVGDLHLLSMARANQLMLEPQAFPIDVLIRERLAWLAQPLQAARMEVELRAPAALTIHADRDRIGQVLSVLIDNALRYAAAGGRLLIEVASGTDEVSIRVCDRGPGVAPDLLPRMRDRFWRAEDSRARHSGGSGLGLAIAAAICHAHGGALEFSNREGGGLCALVRLPRVA; encoded by the coding sequence ATGAAGTGGCCGTTCGCGCGGCGTACCGCGCACGCGCCGCTGTGGAAATGGGTCGGGCTGCGCATGAGCGCGCTGGCGGTGGCCACGGTGCTGGCGATCGTGTTCGGCATGTGGCTGCGCTTCGCGATCTGGGACCTGGTGACCCTGCACAAGCTGCCGCCGGCGGCGCGCGCGGAAATGATGGAGTTGCGCGAGGACCCGCACCTCAACGAGCGCCGCTTGTGGGAATTGTTCGAGCGCTACTACGACGTCGCCGACTTCCTGCCGGGCCTGGCCAGCCGCGACTGGTTGCTGCTGGCGGTGCTGGTGCTGGCGTCTATCCCGGTCATCGTGGTCTGCGGCCTGCTCGCGTCGAAACCCTTGTCGCGCCAGTTCTCGAACGTGGCCGAAGCTGCGCGGCGCATCCGCGACGGCGATTTCTCGGCGCGGGCCACGCTGATTCCCAGCGCGCCGGACGAACTGGCCAGCTTCGCGATGGACTTCAACGGGATGACCGCGCAGTTGCAGCAGTACGAGCGCGAGGTGCGCGATTCCAGCGCGATGCTGGCGCATGAACTGCGCACCCCGCTGAACGCGGCGATGGGCCGGGTGCAGGGCATGCTGGACAGGGTGTTCCCGTGCAGCGACGCGCAGTTGCAGATGGTCCATCGCCAGTTGGAGCAGATCAACCGCCTGGTCGGCGACCTGCATCTGTTGTCGATGGCCCGCGCCAACCAGTTGATGCTGGAGCCGCAGGCCTTTCCGATCGACGTGTTGATCCGCGAACGCCTGGCGTGGCTGGCGCAGCCATTGCAGGCGGCGCGGATGGAGGTGGAGTTGCGCGCGCCGGCCGCGCTGACGATCCACGCCGACCGCGACCGCATCGGCCAGGTGCTGTCGGTGTTGATCGACAACGCGCTGCGCTACGCCGCGGCTGGCGGGCGCCTGCTGATCGAGGTGGCCAGCGGCACGGATGAGGTCTCGATCCGGGTCTGCGACCGCGGTCCGGGCGTGGCGCCGGACCTGCTGCCGCGCATGCGCGACCGCTTCTGGCGCGCCGAGGACTCGCGGGCGCGACATTCCGGCGGCAGCGGCCTGGGCCTGGCGATCGCCGCTGCGATCTGCCATGCGCACGGTGGCGCGCTGGAGTTCAGCAACCGCGAGGGCGGCGGCCTGTGCGCGCTGGTGCGGTTGCCGCGGGTGGCCTAG
- a CDS encoding SDR family oxidoreductase, whose protein sequence is MTILVTGATGTVGRQVVEHLVQRGADVRALVRDPAKAALPAGVDVVRGDLLDVDALRSGLAGVSTLFLLNAVVADEYTQALIALNLARAAGVERIVYLSVIHSDVYVDVPHFAGKFAVERMIERMGLHATILRPAYFIDNDLSIQDVVRGHGLYPMPIGSKGLAMVDTRDIAEVAAIELLRRERSPVPLPLERINVVGPDTLTGADVAAIWSDALGRPVAYPGEDTAGFEQNLRQFMPSWMAFDMRLMSERFISDGMLPDAGDVERLTALLGRPLHSYHAFAARVAASA, encoded by the coding sequence ATGACCATTCTCGTTACCGGTGCCACCGGCACCGTCGGCCGCCAGGTCGTCGAACACCTCGTGCAGCGCGGCGCGGACGTGCGCGCGCTGGTCCGCGACCCCGCCAAGGCCGCCCTGCCGGCCGGCGTCGACGTCGTCCGCGGCGACCTGCTCGATGTCGACGCGCTGCGCAGCGGCTTGGCCGGCGTCTCCACGCTGTTCCTGCTCAATGCGGTGGTAGCCGACGAATACACCCAGGCGCTGATTGCCCTCAACCTAGCGCGTGCGGCCGGCGTCGAACGCATCGTCTACCTGTCGGTCATCCACAGCGACGTGTACGTCGACGTGCCGCACTTCGCCGGCAAGTTCGCGGTGGAGCGCATGATCGAGCGGATGGGGCTGCATGCCACGATCCTGCGCCCGGCCTATTTCATCGACAACGACCTGTCCATCCAGGACGTGGTGCGCGGCCACGGCCTCTATCCGATGCCGATCGGCAGCAAGGGCCTGGCGATGGTCGACACCCGCGACATCGCCGAGGTCGCCGCCATCGAGCTGCTCCGCCGCGAGCGCTCGCCCGTGCCGCTGCCGCTGGAGCGGATCAACGTGGTCGGCCCCGACACGCTGACCGGCGCGGACGTGGCCGCGATCTGGAGCGACGCGCTCGGCCGACCCGTTGCATATCCCGGCGAGGACACCGCGGGCTTCGAACAGAACCTGCGCCAGTTCATGCCGAGCTGGATGGCCTTCGACATGCGCCTGATGAGCGAACGTTTCATCAGCGACGGCATGCTGCCCGATGCCGGCGACGTCGAACGCCTGACCGCGCTGCTGGGCCGTCCCCTGCATTCCTACCACGCGTTCGCCGCAAGGGTCGCGGCGTCGGCCTGA
- a CDS encoding NADP-dependent oxidoreductase produces MNNVRALLLTEYGGTDAARIASIAAPTPAAGQVLVRVHAAGVNALDWKVREGFVRDAFPLQLPTVLGIELAGVVEAVGAGVTRLRRGDRVMGPRGGLGAYAELVAVDAANLSLVPDALGFVEAAALPVAAVTAWQSLNAAGPLRVGQRILIQGAAGAVGGFAVQFAHQAGATVYATALQRQADDVRNLGADQVIAYDQEPFEHALSDIDLVLDYVGGEVLSRSWSVLAENGAIVSTVSPAILSSTPAGRRGLWFMNTPDAARLQAIAEDVAQARLQSRIGAVVRFDDLPAAIERNRTQPQTGKTVVDFSA; encoded by the coding sequence ATGAACAACGTACGCGCCCTGCTTCTCACCGAATACGGCGGCACCGATGCGGCCCGGATCGCATCGATCGCGGCGCCGACGCCCGCCGCCGGCCAGGTGCTGGTGCGGGTCCATGCCGCCGGCGTCAACGCACTGGATTGGAAGGTCCGCGAAGGCTTCGTCCGCGATGCCTTCCCGCTGCAGTTGCCGACCGTGCTGGGTATCGAACTCGCCGGCGTGGTCGAGGCGGTCGGCGCAGGCGTCACCCGCCTGCGCCGTGGCGACCGGGTGATGGGCCCGCGCGGCGGCCTCGGCGCCTACGCGGAACTGGTCGCGGTGGATGCCGCCAACCTCAGCCTGGTCCCCGATGCGTTGGGATTCGTGGAGGCGGCGGCGCTGCCGGTCGCGGCGGTGACGGCCTGGCAAAGCCTCAACGCCGCCGGTCCACTGCGTGTCGGGCAGCGCATCCTGATCCAGGGCGCCGCCGGCGCCGTCGGCGGATTCGCGGTGCAGTTCGCGCACCAGGCCGGCGCCACGGTGTACGCCACCGCCCTGCAGCGCCAGGCCGACGATGTCCGCAACCTCGGCGCGGACCAGGTCATCGCCTACGACCAGGAGCCGTTCGAGCATGCGCTGAGCGACATCGACCTGGTGCTCGATTACGTCGGCGGCGAGGTCCTGAGCCGCTCGTGGTCGGTGCTCGCCGAGAACGGCGCCATCGTCAGCACCGTCTCGCCGGCCATCCTGTCGAGCACGCCGGCCGGGCGTCGCGGCCTGTGGTTCATGAACACGCCCGACGCCGCGCGCCTGCAGGCGATCGCCGAGGACGTGGCGCAGGCGCGGCTGCAGTCCAGGATCGGCGCGGTCGTGCGCTTCGACGACCTGCCCGCGGCGATCGAACGCAACCGCACGCAGCCGCAGACCGGCAAGACCGTCGTCGATTTCTCGGCCTGA